One genomic window of Lytechinus variegatus isolate NC3 chromosome 1, Lvar_3.0, whole genome shotgun sequence includes the following:
- the LOC121414476 gene encoding hsc70-interacting protein-like: protein MDPGQLQLLKEFVTVCKANPDVLHSKPLEFYKEWLESLGAKLPEPKETESKPEPEPSAQAPPSPEPAQEPTPEPEPMEPESEESDLELDEDGVIEPDMDEPQEMGDTSLEVTDEMQEEAIQKKSEAMVAMSDGNLEEAVQLFTQAILRNPRSALFHAKRASCYVRLKKPNAAIRDCNKGQDLNPDSAQVYKWRGKAHRMLGHWEEAFKDLQMACKLDFDESAYEMLKEVEPNAKKIAEHKRKYERKQEDKEIKAKKERIRLAKLAQEKARKEDEERRKQEAESGFPGGFPGGFPGGMPGGFPGGFPGGMPGGFPGGMPGGMPGGMPGGMPGGFPGGMPGGMGGGMPDIGGIMSDPEIITALQDPEVQEAFAEISSDPSNIAKYKDNPKITRLIAKMQSKVPRGPGGPGAGGPGPAGGPPPSTPPSSGGAQGEPSAPGASTQDID, encoded by the exons ATGGATCCAGGACAACTACAGTTGCTGAAGGAATTCGTGACTGTCTGTAAGGCAAATCCTGACGTTTTACATTCCAAACCTCTCGAGTTTTACAAGGAATGGTTGGAGAG CCTTGGTGCCAAGCTGCCAGAGCCCAAAGAGACGGAGAGCAAACCAGAGCCTGAACCTTCTGCTCAGGCTCCCCCATCACCAGAGCCAGCACAGGAACCAACACCTGAACCAGAACCTATGGAACCAGAGAGTGAAGAAAGTGATCTTG AACTTGATGAAGATGGTGTGATTGAACCAGACATGGATGAGCCTCAAGAGATGGGAGATACAAGTCTTGAAGTTACAGATGAAATGCAAGAGGAAGCTATCCAAAAGAAGTCTGAGGCAATGGTTGCCATGTCAGATGGAAACTTGGAAGAAGCCGTCCAGCTTTTCACTCAAGCTATATTGCGCAATCCACGTTCAGCTTTGTTCCATGCTAAGAGAGCAAG CTGCTATGTCCGTCTAAAGAAGCCCAATGCAGCTATCCGTGACTGTAACAAAGGACAAGATCTTAACCCTGACTCTGCCCAGGTTTACAAGTGGAGGGGTAAAGCCCATCGAATGCTGGGCCATTGGGAAGAGGCTTTTAAGGACCTACAGATGGCTTGCAAGCTGGACTTTGATGAATCTGCTTATGAGATGCTGAAAGAAGTAGAGCCAAAT GCCAAAAAGATTGCAGAACATAAGAGGAAGTATGAGAGAAAacaagaagacaaagaaatcaaggcGAAGAAGGAAAGGATCAGATTGGCAAAATTAGCCCAAGAGAAAGCAAGAAAG GAAGATGAAGAGAGGAGAAAGCAAGAAGCTGAATCAGGATTTCCTGGTGGTTTTCCTGGTGGGTTTCCAGGGGGTATGCCTGGTGGCTTCCCAGGGGGATTCCCCGGTGGTATGCCAGGGGGATTCCCTGGTGGTATGCCAGGTGGTATGCCTGGTGGTATGCCAGGTGGTATGCCAGGGGGATTTCCCGGTGGTATGCCTGGTGGCATGGGAGGAGGCATGCCTGATATCGGTGGCATCATGTCCGACCCTGAGATTATTACTGCCCTGCAG GATCCAGAAGTCCAAGAAGCCTTTGCAGAGATCAGCAGCGACCCTTCAAACATTGCCAAGTATAAAGACAATCCTAAGATCACCAGACTCATTGCTAAGATGCAATCAAAGGTTCCAAGAGGACCGGGTGGTCCTGGAGCAGGAGGGCCTGGACCTGCAGGAGGACCCCCACCATCAACCCCACCCTCCTCTGGAGGAGCTCAAGGAGAACCATCAGCACCAGGAGCCAGCACTCAAGATATTGATTGA